From one Thalassospira lucentensis genomic stretch:
- a CDS encoding MarR family winged helix-turn-helix transcriptional regulator translates to MTQAYWQDILVALRQIIRATDLHSKRMMKACGLTIPQVMVLRAIDELQNVTVRRISNHVSLSQATVTTILNRLEQRGLAERRRSTTDKRVVNTVLTEAGQNVLKAAPTMLHEEFISQFDALPDWEKTQLLSSMQRVATMMNAENIDAAPLLDVRPADEIPR, encoded by the coding sequence ATGACACAGGCCTACTGGCAGGACATTCTGGTCGCATTGCGCCAGATCATCCGCGCAACCGATCTTCATTCCAAACGAATGATGAAAGCCTGTGGCCTGACCATCCCGCAGGTGATGGTCCTGCGGGCGATTGACGAATTGCAGAACGTCACGGTGCGTCGCATTTCCAATCATGTGTCACTTAGCCAGGCAACGGTTACCACAATCCTGAACCGCCTTGAACAGCGCGGGCTGGCAGAACGCCGCCGCAGCACCACGGACAAGCGTGTGGTCAATACGGTTCTGACAGAGGCAGGTCAGAATGTTCTGAAAGCAGCCCCCACCATGCTGCACGAAGAATTCATATCGCAGTTCGATGCCCTGCCAGATTGGGAAAAGACGCAGCTTCTGTCATCCATGCAGCGGGTTGCCACCATGATGAATGCGGAAAATATAGATGCGGCTCCGTTGCTTGACGTCCGCCCTGCGGACGAAATTCCGCGTTAA